One genomic window of Arachis hypogaea cultivar Tifrunner chromosome 8, arahy.Tifrunner.gnm2.J5K5, whole genome shotgun sequence includes the following:
- the LOC112705705 gene encoding catalase produces MDPYKYRPSSAFNTPFWTTNSGNPVWNNNSVLTVGNRGPILLEDYQFVEKLANFDRERIPERVVHARGASAKGFFEVTHDVSHLTCADFLRAPGVQTPVIVRFSTVIHERGSPETIRDPRGFATKFYTREGNFDLVGNNFPVFFIRDAMKFPDVIHAFKPNPKSNVQENWRILDFLSHHPESFNTFTWFYDDVGIPINYRHMEGFGVHTYTLLNKAGKVLYVKFHWKPTCGVKSLLEEEAIRIGGTNHSHATQDLYDSIAAGNYPEWKLYFQTMDPDHEDNFDFDPLDTTKTWPEDILPLQPVGRLVLNKNIDNFFAENEMLAFSMHVVPGISYSNDKMLQGRIFAYADTQRHRLGPNYLQIPVNAPKCAHHNNHHDGFMNFMHRDEEVNYFPSRFDPVRHAERVPMSNALISGQRERSVIVKENNFKEGGDRYRSWAPDRQERFIRRWIEALSDQRLTHEIRSIWISYLTQADRSLGQKVASRLNVRPNI; encoded by the exons ATGGATCCTTACAAG TACCGGCCATCGAGCGCGTTCAACACACCGTTCTGGACCACCAACAGCGGCAACCCTGTTTGGAACAACAACTCCGTTCTTACTGTTGGAAACAGAG GTCCAATTCTGTTGGAGGATTATCAATTTGTGGAGAAGCTTGCAAACTTCGACAGGGAGCGGATCCCGGAGCGTGTAGTGCACGCGAGGGGAGCTAGCGCTAAGGGCTTCTTCGAAGTGACACACGACGTTTCACACCTAACATGCGCCGACTTCCTCCGCGCCCCGGGAGTGCAAACCCCCGTCATCGTCCGTTTCTCCACAGTCATCCACGAGCGCGGCAGCCCCGAGACCATCCGCGACCCCCGCGGCTTCGCCACCAAGTTTTACACCCGCGAAGGCAACTTCGATCTCGTCGGCAACAACTTCCCCGTGTTCTTCATCCGCGACGCCATGAAATTCCCTGACGTCATCCACGCCTTCAAGCCAAACCCTAAGTCCAACGTCCAAGAGAATTGGCGCATTCTCGACTTCCTCTCCCACCATCCCGAAAGCTTCAACACTTTCACGTGGTTCTATGATGACGTGGGCATCCCCATCAATTACCGTCACATGGAGGGTTTCGGTGTTCACACCTACACTCTCCTCAACAAAGCTGGCAAGGTTCTGTATGTCAAGTTTCACTGGAAGCCAACTTGCGGCGTTAAGTCCCTTCTAGAAGAAGAGGCCATTCGCATCGGAGGAACCAACCACAGCCACGCAACGCAAGATTTGTATGATTCCATCGCTGCGGGTAACTACCCCGAATGGAAGCTCTACTTTCAGACTATGGACCCTGATCACGAGGACAATTTTGACTTTGACCCTCTTGACACTACCAAGACTTGGCCGGAGGATATTCTTCCTCTTCAGCCTGTTGGTCGCTTGGTTTTGAACAAGAACATTGATAATTTCTTCGCTGAGAATGAAATGCTTGCTTTCAGTATGCATGTGGTGCCCGGTATTAGCTACTCCAATGATAAGATGCTTCAAGGTAGGATCTTCGCTTATGCTGACACTCAGAGGCATAGGCTTGGTCCTAACTATCTTCAGATTCCTGTTAATGCTCCAAAATGTgctcatcataacaatcaccatgATGGTTTTATGAACTTCATGCACAGGGATGAAGAG GTGAACTACTTCCCTTCAAGGTTTGATCCTGTTCGTCACGCAGAAAGGGTCCCCATGTCTAATGCTCTTATCAGTGGACAACGCGAAAGG AGTGTAATTGTGAAGGAGAACAACTTTAAGGAAGGCGGAGATAGATACCGTTCTTGGGCACCTGACAG ACAAGAAAGATTTATCCGCAGATGGATTGAGGCATTGTCTGACCAACGTCTGACCCATGAAATCCGCAGCATTTGGATCTCATACCTGACTCAGGCTGATCGTTCTCTTGGTCAGAAGGTAGCAAGTCGTTTGAATGTGAGGCCAAACATCTAA